One window of the Natronomonas marina genome contains the following:
- a CDS encoding SDR family oxidoreductase — protein sequence MDALLTGRTAVVTGAASGNGRAIARRFAEEGADVVVADVREEPRLDEGPPTHDLVESETDARSAFVECDVSSKSDVEAAMEAAAAFGGIDIMVNNAAIYRREAFLEVSEAEFDRMIDVNVKGTFLGTQAAAERMVDGEGGAIVNLSSVAGLEGSGDFVTYCTSKGAVRLLTNAAADALGPEGIRVNAIHPGVIETAMTTDDVPIVDSEVEEAFRRSIPSRHFGTPDDIADAALYLASDLSRFVNGESLVVDGGMTNTG from the coding sequence ATGGACGCGCTACTGACCGGACGGACGGCAGTCGTGACGGGCGCAGCGAGCGGGAACGGGCGAGCGATCGCCCGGCGGTTCGCGGAAGAGGGGGCCGACGTCGTCGTCGCCGACGTGCGCGAGGAGCCCCGACTCGACGAGGGGCCCCCGACACACGACCTCGTCGAGTCCGAGACCGACGCCCGGTCGGCGTTCGTCGAATGCGACGTCTCCTCGAAGTCCGACGTCGAGGCGGCGATGGAGGCAGCGGCGGCGTTCGGCGGGATCGACATCATGGTCAACAACGCGGCGATTTACCGTCGGGAGGCGTTCCTCGAGGTGTCCGAAGCGGAGTTCGACCGAATGATCGACGTCAACGTGAAGGGAACGTTCCTGGGCACGCAGGCGGCCGCCGAACGGATGGTCGACGGGGAGGGGGGCGCCATCGTCAACCTCTCGAGCGTCGCCGGACTGGAGGGAAGCGGCGACTTCGTGACCTACTGTACGAGCAAGGGCGCGGTTCGACTGCTGACGAACGCGGCGGCCGACGCCCTGGGGCCGGAGGGGATCCGGGTCAACGCGATCCACCCCGGCGTCATCGAGACGGCGATGACGACGGACGACGTCCCGATCGTCGACAGCGAGGTCGAAGAGGCGTTCCGACGATCGATCCCGAGCCGTCACTTCGGGACGCCGGACGACATCGCCGACGCCGCCCTGTACCTCGCGAGCGACCTGAGTCGGTTCGTGAACGGCGAGTCGCTCGTCGTCGACGGTGGAATGACCAACACCGGATAG